The following are encoded together in the Streptomyces tsukubensis genome:
- a CDS encoding molybdopterin molybdotransferase MoeA produces MNLGAGDAGVRPDAAAKPGRDNDATGAPGPRAHDSGAPEGPTPDDRRGDRRPGPSRTPRTSQTSDEPPAPGAQGAPGAPGTQGAQGVSATPDDPAGHQSEKTRPEKTRPEKGQPEKTRPEKTVPETTDPEKTDSEKPRPETTHRAVPWDEARDIADLAARRVVARTASVRTPPPRPLESTLGLVLAAPLTALTDLPPFDTSAMDGWAVAGPGPWAVRDGGGVLAGQTKPLPLADGEAVRIATGARIPAEATAVIRSEHGLADDNGRLHARRDVVQGQEIRLRGQECRSGDQLLSDGALVTPAVLGLAAAAGYDTLAVFPRPTAEILVLGDELLTSGLPEDGLIRDALGPMLPPWLRALGAEVTAVRRLGDDAELLHRAITESEADLIVTTGGTAAGPLDHVHPVLRRIGAELLVDGVAVRPGHPMLLAAVAPGQHLVGLPGNPLAAVSGLLTLAEPLLRRLAGRAPAEPYRAVVREGTHGHPYDTRLVPVTFRADEAEVLRYNGPAMLRGIAVAEGLAVVPRGGAPAGRALEILDLPWIGGGFT; encoded by the coding sequence ATGAACCTGGGCGCGGGCGATGCCGGGGTGCGCCCCGACGCGGCCGCCAAGCCCGGTCGGGACAATGACGCCACCGGGGCTCCCGGCCCCCGGGCCCATGACTCCGGCGCCCCCGAAGGGCCAACCCCCGACGACCGGCGGGGCGACCGCAGGCCGGGTCCATCACGAACACCGAGGACATCGCAAACATCCGACGAGCCCCCGGCACCAGGCGCACAGGGCGCACCAGGCGCACCAGGCACACAGGGCGCACAGGGCGTATCGGCGACCCCGGATGATCCGGCGGGCCACCAGTCGGAAAAGACCCGCCCGGAGAAGACCCGCCCGGAGAAGGGCCAGCCGGAGAAGACCCGCCCGGAAAAGACAGTCCCCGAAACGACAGACCCCGAAAAGACAGACTCGGAAAAGCCCCGCCCGGAGACGACCCACCGTGCCGTCCCCTGGGACGAGGCGCGGGACATCGCGGACCTGGCCGCCAGGCGCGTGGTCGCACGGACCGCCTCGGTACGTACCCCGCCCCCGCGCCCGCTGGAGTCGACCCTCGGCCTGGTGCTGGCCGCGCCGCTCACCGCCCTCACCGATCTGCCGCCCTTCGACACCTCCGCCATGGACGGCTGGGCCGTCGCGGGTCCCGGCCCCTGGGCGGTCAGGGACGGCGGCGGTGTGCTGGCGGGGCAGACCAAGCCGCTGCCGCTCGCCGACGGGGAGGCCGTACGGATCGCGACCGGTGCGCGCATCCCCGCCGAGGCGACCGCCGTCATCCGCAGCGAACACGGTCTCGCCGATGACAATGGCAGGCTGCACGCCCGCCGGGACGTGGTGCAGGGGCAGGAGATCAGGCTGCGCGGGCAGGAGTGCCGCTCGGGCGACCAACTGCTGTCCGACGGAGCGCTGGTGACCCCGGCCGTGCTGGGGCTCGCCGCCGCGGCCGGTTACGACACCCTCGCGGTGTTCCCGCGCCCCACGGCTGAGATCCTCGTACTCGGCGACGAGCTGCTGACCTCGGGTCTGCCGGAGGACGGCCTGATCAGGGACGCTCTCGGCCCGATGCTCCCGCCGTGGCTGCGGGCGCTGGGCGCGGAGGTCACCGCCGTACGCCGGCTCGGCGACGACGCGGAGCTCCTGCACCGGGCCATCACGGAGAGCGAGGCCGATTTGATCGTCACCACCGGCGGCACCGCGGCCGGTCCGCTCGACCATGTCCACCCGGTGTTGCGCCGCATCGGCGCGGAGCTGCTGGTCGACGGGGTCGCGGTACGGCCGGGGCACCCGATGCTGCTGGCGGCCGTCGCGCCAGGACAGCACCTGGTCGGTCTGCCCGGGAATCCGCTGGCGGCCGTATCGGGGCTGCTGACGCTGGCGGAACCGCTGCTGCGGCGGCTGGCGGGGCGCGCCCCGGCGGAGCCGTACCGGGCCGTGGTGCGCGAGGGCACGCACGGGCACCCGTACGACACCCGGCTCGTACCTGTCACGTTCCGTGCCGACGAGGCCGAGGTTCTGCGCTACAACGGTCCCGCCATGCTGCGCGGTATCGCGGTCGCCGAAGGGCTCGCGGTGGTGCCGCGCGGCGGGGCACCGGCGGGTCGGGCGCTGGAGATCCTCGATCTGCCCTGGATCGGCGGTGGTTTCACGTGA
- a CDS encoding NTP transferase domain-containing protein, which produces MSAYDAVVLAGGAAKRLGGADKPGVRVGGRSLLDRVLAACSGARTTVVVAAPRPTARPVIWAAEEPRGGGPLAALDAGLRRTGQEQVLALSADLPFLDAATVERILSALAESTSDGVLLTDGDGRDQPLVAAYRSAALRRELGRLADDHGALTGLPLRHLTARLKLVRLADDVASFDCDTWQDIATARARIREHGHVLDQWISAVKEELGIDLDVDTGVLLDLARDAAHGVARPAAPLTTFLVGYAAARAEGGPEAVAAAANRAAALAGRWAQEQDPAASGDTPAATGDTPGTAPGTE; this is translated from the coding sequence GTGAGCGCGTATGACGCCGTAGTTCTCGCCGGTGGCGCGGCGAAACGGCTCGGCGGCGCCGACAAACCGGGCGTCCGGGTCGGCGGCAGGTCCCTGCTCGACCGGGTGCTCGCCGCCTGTTCGGGGGCGCGGACCACCGTCGTGGTGGCCGCACCCCGGCCGACCGCACGGCCGGTGATCTGGGCAGCCGAGGAACCGCGCGGTGGCGGTCCGCTCGCCGCGCTCGACGCCGGGCTGCGCCGTACAGGTCAGGAACAGGTCCTGGCGCTCTCCGCCGATCTGCCCTTCCTGGACGCGGCCACCGTCGAACGGATCCTTTCGGCCCTCGCGGAGTCCACGTCCGACGGCGTGCTCCTCACTGACGGGGACGGCAGGGACCAGCCACTGGTCGCCGCCTACCGGAGCGCCGCACTGCGCCGGGAGCTCGGCCGGCTCGCCGATGACCACGGCGCTCTGACCGGGCTGCCCCTGCGACACCTCACCGCGCGACTGAAACTCGTCCGGCTCGCCGACGACGTGGCCTCCTTCGACTGCGACACCTGGCAGGACATCGCCACGGCCCGAGCCCGCATCAGAGAGCATGGGCACGTGTTGGATCAATGGATTTCCGCAGTCAAGGAAGAACTGGGCATCGATCTGGACGTCGACACCGGCGTACTGCTCGATCTGGCCAGGGACGCCGCGCACGGTGTGGCCAGGCCCGCCGCCCCGCTGACGACGTTCCTCGTGGGGTACGCGGCGGCCCGTGCCGAGGGCGGCCCCGAGGCGGTGGCCGCGGCGGCGAACAGGGCGGCCGCGCTCGCCGGCCGGTGGGCACAGGAGCAGGATCCCGCCGCTTCCGGTGACACGCCGGCCGCCACCGGTGACACGCCCGGCACGGCTCCGGGCACGGAATGA
- a CDS encoding trypsin-like serine protease, with protein sequence MRNRSLLFCVMLAVAAPLLGAAPAQAIVGGTESEQAYSFMGSFQPSYPAPPRPDKHGCGVEVLAPQWVLTAGHCAGRNPTGAKTGVPRGWKVRVGSLDTTSGGEVAEVDHYYRLATNNDEGGFWGKDLSLLHLRTPVKTKPVRIASTTPRDNAPVRIMGWGTTCADSNDPACLPTRLREADTVVQPTSVCEKASPGELCVGSRDGSVAAANMDSGGPALVREDGEWALAGTVSGPDGDNAPTLYTDVTKHADWINGIITGTDVPPDDHVPNVEGAVDLGVCAGSVVRAPASRPKDPALLLTNGHCVEGEQPAPGAALVDRPADREVPIADRQGYPRATAHANRLLYATMTGTDIALYRLDKSYARLKAEGAKVFQLTSTPVRAGAPLTMAYTSERLNCTAQAVVAHVREGRYQQDESIRYATEAECAPWPGTSGSALLAADGNTVVGIHNTHNQAGEQCTDNNPCEVDRAGDVTSVQGRGYGQQVNMVPACLAKGSKLDLSHKGCTLALTGATTRSAEGR encoded by the coding sequence ATGCGTAATCGATCTCTACTGTTCTGCGTCATGCTCGCGGTGGCCGCGCCGCTGCTCGGCGCCGCCCCGGCCCAGGCCATAGTGGGTGGCACAGAGTCGGAGCAGGCCTACTCGTTCATGGGCTCGTTCCAGCCGTCCTACCCAGCGCCACCACGCCCCGACAAGCACGGCTGCGGGGTGGAGGTCCTCGCGCCGCAGTGGGTGCTGACCGCCGGCCACTGCGCGGGCCGCAACCCGACCGGGGCGAAAACGGGTGTCCCGCGCGGATGGAAGGTCCGCGTCGGGTCACTCGACACCACCTCAGGAGGTGAGGTCGCCGAGGTCGATCACTACTACCGACTGGCGACCAACAACGACGAGGGTGGCTTCTGGGGCAAGGACCTCTCGTTGCTGCACCTGCGGACCCCGGTCAAGACCAAACCCGTACGAATCGCCTCGACCACGCCCCGGGACAACGCCCCCGTCCGCATCATGGGCTGGGGCACGACCTGCGCCGACAGCAACGATCCCGCGTGTCTCCCCACACGGCTGCGGGAGGCCGACACCGTGGTGCAGCCGACCTCGGTCTGTGAGAAGGCATCCCCCGGAGAGCTGTGCGTCGGCAGCCGCGACGGCAGCGTCGCCGCGGCCAACATGGACTCCGGCGGGCCCGCGCTGGTCCGCGAGGACGGCGAATGGGCGTTGGCCGGTACGGTCAGCGGGCCCGACGGCGACAACGCCCCGACCCTCTACACCGATGTCACCAAGCACGCCGACTGGATCAACGGCATCATCACCGGCACCGACGTACCCCCCGACGACCACGTCCCGAACGTGGAAGGCGCGGTGGACCTGGGCGTCTGCGCGGGCTCCGTGGTCCGCGCGCCGGCCTCCCGGCCCAAGGACCCGGCGCTGCTGCTGACCAACGGCCACTGCGTGGAGGGCGAGCAGCCCGCACCGGGCGCCGCGCTGGTGGACCGGCCCGCCGACCGCGAGGTGCCCATCGCCGACCGCCAGGGCTACCCCCGGGCCACCGCCCACGCGAACCGGCTGCTCTACGCGACGATGACCGGCACCGACATCGCGCTCTACCGTCTGGACAAGAGCTACGCGCGGCTGAAGGCGGAGGGCGCGAAGGTCTTCCAGCTCACCTCCACCCCCGTACGCGCGGGCGCCCCGCTGACCATGGCCTACACCAGCGAGCGCCTGAACTGCACCGCGCAGGCCGTGGTCGCACACGTACGTGAGGGCCGCTACCAGCAGGACGAGTCGATCCGTTACGCCACCGAAGCGGAGTGCGCCCCCTGGCCCGGCACATCCGGTTCGGCGCTGCTCGCCGCCGACGGCAACACCGTCGTGGGGATCCACAACACCCACAACCAGGCCGGCGAGCAGTGCACCGACAACAACCCCTGCGAGGTGGACCGCGCCGGGGACGTGACCTCCGTGCAGGGGCGTGGCTACGGCCAGCAGGTCAACATGGTCCCGGCCTGCCTGGCCAAGGGATCGAAGCTGGACCTGTCCCACAAGGGCTGCACCCTCGCCCTCACCGGCGCCACGACCCGCTCCGCCGAAGGCCGTTGA
- a CDS encoding dihydrolipoamide acetyltransferase family protein translates to MARVHEFKLPDLGEGLTEAEVVRWLVEVGDIVETDQPVVEVETAKAMVEVPCPYAGVVTARFGEEGKELPVGAPLLTVAVGSAADGNGADGGGSEGNGSEGISSEGSGVDGIGAEGMGPDGGGAAGVGGDEPGVVGELDGRSAAPEVTSGEAAADSSGNVLVGYGTGAAPARRRRVRQGPLIGGAFGGGASAGGGASHGEPKTRGHAGSGPYEASGAHEASGAHEASGAHEANGVRMAGGSRASEGARVASGARAGEGVRSGRPLDGPVPVISPLVRRLARHNGVELRDVTGTGPEGLILRGDVESAMRTRAVRTTEDARYGADGDGRAAVPAHDAEEQRAQTNNGVGVGVGAGAGAAFDQRRETVAGSYAESEGTRVPLRGMLGAAADRLSRSRREIPDATCWVDADATELTLARSAMNAAGGPKVSLLALLARITVAALVRFPELNSRVDMEAREIVRLDAVHLGFAAQTPRGLVVPVVRDARGRDVESLTAEFARLTEAGREGRLAPAQLTGSTFTLNNYGVFGVDGSTPIINHPEAAMLGVGRITAKPWVHDGELAVRQVVQLSLTFDHRVCDGGTAGGFLRYVADCVEQPAVLLRSV, encoded by the coding sequence ATGGCGCGGGTACACGAATTCAAACTGCCCGACCTCGGCGAGGGGCTGACGGAGGCGGAGGTCGTCCGCTGGCTGGTGGAGGTCGGGGACATCGTCGAGACCGACCAACCGGTGGTCGAGGTGGAGACGGCCAAGGCGATGGTCGAGGTGCCCTGTCCGTACGCGGGCGTGGTCACGGCCCGGTTCGGCGAGGAGGGCAAGGAGCTTCCCGTGGGGGCGCCGCTGTTGACCGTCGCGGTCGGGAGTGCGGCGGACGGGAATGGGGCTGACGGGGGCGGCTCGGAAGGGAATGGCTCGGAGGGGATCAGCTCGGAGGGGAGCGGTGTCGACGGGATCGGCGCCGAGGGGATGGGCCCCGACGGTGGTGGAGCGGCTGGGGTCGGAGGGGACGAGCCCGGTGTGGTCGGGGAGCTGGATGGACGGTCAGCGGCCCCCGAGGTCACCTCGGGTGAGGCCGCGGCCGACTCCTCGGGCAACGTCCTTGTCGGGTACGGGACGGGCGCGGCCCCCGCGCGGCGGCGCAGGGTACGACAGGGGCCGCTGATCGGTGGGGCTTTTGGGGGCGGTGCGTCGGCGGGTGGCGGTGCGTCGCACGGTGAGCCGAAGACGCGGGGCCATGCGGGCAGTGGTCCTTATGAGGCCAGCGGCGCTCACGAGGCCAGTGGTGCTCACGAGGCCAGTGGTGCTCACGAGGCCAATGGTGTCCGAATGGCGGGTGGTTCCCGCGCGAGTGAAGGTGCCCGTGTGGCCAGTGGTGCCCGTGCGGGTGAAGGTGTTCGGTCGGGACGGCCGTTGGATGGACCCGTGCCGGTCATCTCGCCGCTCGTACGCAGGCTGGCCCGCCACAACGGTGTCGAGCTCCGCGACGTGACCGGTACCGGACCTGAGGGGCTGATTCTGCGCGGGGACGTCGAGAGCGCGATGCGTACGCGTGCGGTGCGTACGACGGAAGACGCCCGGTACGGGGCCGACGGTGACGGACGGGCGGCCGTACCGGCGCACGACGCAGAAGAGCAGAGGGCCCAGACCAACAACGGTGTCGGTGTCGGTGTCGGCGCTGGGGCGGGGGCCGCCTTTGACCAGCGGCGGGAGACGGTCGCGGGATCGTATGCCGAGAGTGAGGGGACACGGGTCCCGTTGCGGGGGATGCTGGGCGCCGCCGCCGACCGGCTCTCCCGCAGCCGCAGGGAGATCCCGGACGCCACCTGCTGGGTGGATGCCGACGCCACCGAACTGACCCTGGCCAGGTCGGCCATGAACGCGGCGGGCGGTCCCAAGGTCTCGCTGCTGGCGCTGCTCGCCAGGATCACCGTCGCGGCTCTCGTCCGTTTCCCCGAGCTGAACTCCCGGGTCGACATGGAGGCGCGGGAGATAGTCCGCCTTGACGCGGTGCACCTCGGTTTCGCCGCGCAGACCCCTCGGGGGCTCGTCGTACCCGTGGTCAGGGACGCGCGGGGGCGGGACGTGGAGTCCCTGACGGCGGAGTTCGCCCGGCTGACCGAGGCGGGCAGGGAGGGCCGGCTCGCCCCGGCCCAACTGACGGGCTCCACCTTCACCCTGAACAACTACGGGGTGTTCGGCGTCGACGGCTCCACACCGATCATCAACCACCCCGAGGCCGCGATGCTCGGCGTCGGCAGGATCACTGCCAAACCTTGGGTCCACGATGGGGAGTTGGCGGTACGCCAGGTCGTGCAGCTCTCGCTGACCTTCGACCACCGGGTGTGCGACGGCGGCACGGCGGGCGGGTTCCTGCGGTACGTGGCGGACTGTGTCGAGCAGCCGGCGGTGCTGTTGCGTTCGGTGTGA
- a CDS encoding alpha-ketoacid dehydrogenase subunit beta, with protein sequence MTTVTAGPASAAGAKPATMAQALGRAMRDAMAEDPAVHVMGEDVGTLGGVFRVTDGLAAEFGDDRCTDTPLAEAGILGAAVGMAMYGLRPVVEMQFDAFAYPAFEQLISHVAKMRNRTGGALPLPLTIRVPYGGGIGGVEHHSDSSEIYYMATPGLHVVTPATVPDAYGLLRAAIASDDPVVFLEPKRLYWSKAPWSPQDPEAVPPVGRAVVRRPGRSATLITYGPSVPVCLEAAEAARAEGWDLEVVDLRSLVPFDDETVCASVRRTGRAVVVHESGGFAGPGGEIVARVTERCFHHLEAPVLRVSGFDIPYPPPMLERSHLPGVDRVLDAVARLQWEAAN encoded by the coding sequence ATGACGACCGTGACCGCGGGGCCCGCGAGTGCGGCGGGGGCGAAACCGGCCACCATGGCCCAGGCGCTCGGCCGTGCCATGCGTGACGCGATGGCCGAGGACCCGGCCGTCCATGTGATGGGTGAGGACGTGGGGACGCTCGGCGGTGTCTTCCGCGTCACCGACGGCCTCGCCGCAGAGTTCGGCGACGACCGCTGTACGGACACACCGCTCGCCGAGGCCGGCATCCTCGGTGCCGCCGTGGGCATGGCGATGTACGGGCTGCGGCCGGTGGTCGAGATGCAGTTCGACGCCTTCGCCTACCCGGCGTTCGAGCAGTTGATCAGCCACGTGGCCAAGATGCGCAACCGCACGGGGGGCGCCCTGCCGCTGCCCCTCACCATCCGTGTCCCCTACGGCGGGGGTATCGGCGGAGTCGAGCACCACAGCGACTCCTCGGAGATCTACTACATGGCCACGCCCGGCCTGCACGTCGTCACCCCGGCCACGGTCCCCGACGCGTACGGGCTGCTGAGAGCGGCCATCGCCTCCGACGACCCGGTCGTCTTCCTTGAGCCCAAGCGTCTCTACTGGTCGAAGGCGCCCTGGTCGCCGCAGGACCCTGAGGCGGTGCCACCGGTGGGCCGGGCCGTGGTCCGGCGGCCGGGGCGCAGCGCCACCCTCATCACCTACGGCCCCTCCGTGCCGGTCTGTCTCGAAGCGGCCGAGGCCGCGCGGGCCGAGGGGTGGGACCTGGAGGTCGTGGATCTGCGGTCGTTGGTGCCGTTCGACGACGAGACGGTCTGCGCTTCGGTACGCAGGACCGGGCGCGCGGTCGTGGTGCACGAGTCGGGCGGCTTCGCGGGTCCCGGCGGTGAGATCGTCGCGCGGGTCACCGAGCGCTGCTTCCACCACCTGGAGGCGCCGGTGCTGCGGGTCTCCGGCTTCGACATCCCGTATCCGCCGCCGATGCTCGAACGCAGCCATCTGCCGGGCGTGGACAGGGTCCTCGACGCGGTGGCCCGGCTCCAGTGGGAGGCGGCGAACTGA
- a CDS encoding thiamine pyrophosphate-dependent dehydrogenase E1 component subunit alpha, translating to MTVMDERGAYRPAPPPAWRPATDPGPLLPDDEPYRVLGTPAQEEAEEKLLLRLYAELVRGRRFNTQATALTRQGRLAVYPSSTGQEACEVAAALVLREQDWLFPTYRDTLALVARGVDPVEALTLLRGDRHTGYDSRAHRVAPLCTPLATHLPHAVGLAHAARLKGDDVVALALVGDGGTSEGDFHEALNFAAVWRAPVVFLVQNNGFAISVPLAKQTAAPSLAHKAVGYGIPGRLVDGNDAVAVHEVLSQAVRRASEGGGPTVVEAVTYRLDAHTNADDATRYRKDEEIEAWRGHDPVALMERALTARGLLDEAGVEAERDRAERFAAGLRERMNTDPELRPLDLFGHVYADRTTQLMEQAAMLGAELEAETEPSAGSETGPSAGSETGPSAGSERGPSAGVQTEPAVGAGPTGRGGSGGQDSSVRTVSGASGRGGGETR from the coding sequence ATGACGGTGATGGATGAGCGCGGCGCCTACCGGCCCGCCCCGCCACCCGCCTGGCGGCCCGCCACCGACCCCGGCCCGCTGCTGCCCGATGACGAGCCCTACCGGGTTCTCGGCACCCCGGCGCAGGAGGAGGCCGAAGAGAAGCTGCTGCTGCGGCTGTACGCGGAGCTGGTGCGCGGTCGCCGGTTCAATACCCAGGCCACAGCTCTGACCAGGCAGGGAAGGCTCGCCGTCTATCCGTCGAGCACCGGTCAGGAGGCCTGCGAGGTCGCCGCCGCGCTGGTGCTGAGGGAACAGGACTGGCTCTTTCCGACCTATCGCGACACACTCGCGCTGGTGGCCAGGGGTGTCGACCCCGTGGAGGCGCTGACGCTGCTGCGCGGTGACAGGCACACCGGATACGACTCGCGTGCCCACCGCGTCGCCCCGCTCTGCACCCCCCTCGCCACTCACCTTCCGCACGCGGTCGGGCTCGCTCACGCGGCGCGGCTCAAGGGTGACGATGTCGTCGCGCTCGCCCTCGTCGGCGACGGCGGCACCAGTGAGGGCGACTTCCACGAAGCACTGAACTTCGCCGCCGTATGGCGGGCGCCCGTCGTCTTCCTCGTGCAGAACAACGGCTTCGCCATTTCCGTCCCCCTCGCCAAGCAGACCGCCGCCCCCTCGCTGGCCCACAAGGCCGTGGGGTACGGGATACCGGGCAGGCTCGTGGACGGCAATGACGCGGTCGCCGTCCACGAAGTGCTTTCGCAGGCCGTGCGCAGGGCATCGGAGGGCGGTGGCCCGACCGTCGTGGAGGCGGTGACCTACCGCCTCGACGCACACACCAACGCGGACGACGCGACGCGCTACCGGAAGGACGAAGAGATCGAGGCGTGGCGCGGGCACGACCCCGTCGCCCTCATGGAACGCGCGCTGACCGCCAGGGGGCTGCTGGACGAGGCCGGCGTCGAGGCCGAGCGGGACCGGGCCGAGCGTTTCGCGGCCGGTCTGCGGGAGCGGATGAACACCGACCCCGAGCTGCGGCCCCTGGACCTCTTCGGCCATGTCTACGCGGACAGGACCACACAGCTCATGGAGCAGGCGGCGATGCTCGGCGCCGAGCTGGAGGCGGAGACGGAACCGTCCGCCGGGTCGGAGACGGGACCGTCCGCCGGGTCGGAGACGGGACCGTCCGCCGGGTCGGAGAGGGGACCGTCCGCCGGTGTGCAGACGGAGCCGGCTGTGGGGGCCGGTCCGACCGGCCGGGGTGGCTCGGGGGGACAGGACAGCTCGGTGCGTACGGTGTCCGGCGCGTCCGGCCGTGGCGGAGGGGAGACACGATGA
- a CDS encoding Lrp/AsnC family transcriptional regulator, whose amino-acid sequence MGPERMADAADPRPLDAIDKDILRILQSDGRASIRSVAEAVHVSRANAYARINRLIDDGVIRGFGARVNHERAGQGASAYITLKIVQNSWRTVRDQLRALPGASHIALVSGDFDVLLLVHSPDNRALRELVLTRLQAIPEVLSTRTLLVFEEEDPQPQPGGTRGTGGGTD is encoded by the coding sequence ATGGGGCCTGAACGAATGGCCGACGCGGCCGATCCGCGGCCTCTCGACGCCATAGACAAGGACATCCTGCGGATCCTCCAGTCGGACGGCAGGGCCTCGATACGCTCCGTGGCCGAGGCAGTCCACGTGTCACGCGCCAACGCCTACGCCCGTATCAACCGGCTGATCGACGACGGCGTGATCCGCGGCTTCGGGGCCCGCGTCAACCACGAACGCGCAGGCCAGGGGGCATCCGCCTACATCACTCTGAAGATCGTCCAGAACTCGTGGCGCACCGTGCGCGACCAGTTGCGCGCACTCCCAGGCGCCTCGCACATCGCTCTGGTGAGCGGCGATTTCGATGTCCTGCTCCTGGTGCACTCACCCGACAACCGCGCGCTGCGCGAGCTGGTGCTCACCCGCCTCCAGGCCATCCCCGAAGTACTGAGCACCCGCACCCTGCTGGTCTTCGAGGAGGAGGACCCACAACCACAGCCCGGCGGTACGCGCGGTACGGGCGGCGGTACGGACTGA
- a CDS encoding TetR/AcrR family transcriptional regulator — MAAAKRDTYTPETLLSVAVRVFNDRGYDGTSMEHLSKAAGISKSSIYHHVSGKEELLRRAVSRALDGLFGILGEERAREGRAVERLEYVTRRTVELLMAELPYVTLLLRVRGNTDTERWAMERRRDFDHQVAELLKAAVAEGDLRTDVEIRLATRLLFGMINSVVEWYRPEGRGAVDNQEVSDAVVRLAFDGLRRQRG; from the coding sequence GTGGCTGCTGCCAAGCGCGACACCTACACGCCCGAGACCCTGCTCTCCGTCGCCGTGCGCGTCTTCAACGACCGTGGCTACGACGGAACCTCCATGGAGCACCTCTCCAAGGCCGCCGGAATCTCCAAGTCCTCGATCTACCACCACGTGTCGGGCAAGGAGGAACTGCTGCGCAGGGCGGTGAGCCGCGCTCTGGACGGGCTCTTCGGCATCCTCGGCGAGGAGCGCGCACGCGAGGGGCGGGCGGTGGAGCGGCTGGAGTACGTGACCCGTAGGACCGTCGAGCTGCTGATGGCGGAACTCCCCTACGTGACGCTGCTGTTGCGGGTACGCGGAAACACGGACACCGAGCGGTGGGCGATGGAACGGCGGCGGGACTTCGACCACCAGGTCGCCGAACTCCTCAAGGCCGCCGTCGCCGAGGGGGATCTGCGTACGGACGTCGAGATCAGGCTGGCGACCCGGCTGCTCTTCGGCATGATCAATTCGGTGGTCGAGTGGTACCGGCCGGAAGGGCGGGGCGCGGTCGACAACCAGGAGGTCTCCGACGCCGTCGTACGGCTCGCCTTCGACGGTCTGCGGCGGCAGCGGGGCTGA